The Chloroflexota bacterium DNA segment GATGGGTGTTGGTCGGGGCACCTCGTATCAAATGACACTGGTTTCGATTGGTGTCACGCCGCCGCCTGACACTCATAATGCCGCCGTGACACCAATTCAGGCCCTGTGACCGACACCAACGGTGGAACCCGCGACGTGGCGCGCTGGCTGCGCGAGAACAGCAGGCGTCCGCGACAGGCGGCGGAGCTCTGGTCCCTGCTGCGCGACGACGCGCACCCGGACACCGGACAAATCACGCTCACGCGCGATCAGATCGCCACGCGGCTCGACGTCGCTCCGGGCAACGTCTCGAGAATCATGACCGAGCTCGAGTGGAGCGGAGCCATCGCGCGGCGGCGCGATGGCCGCCGGGTGCGCTGCTTCATCGCCTCCCCCACGGGGACGGAGACGGCCGGCGGGTCTGAACCGGAGGAAACACAGGGCGAGCCTGCCGTGGCGCCCGCCGCCCGGCCCGATCCCGAGGTCGCGATCGCGCGAGCGGT contains these protein-coding regions:
- a CDS encoding helix-turn-helix domain-containing protein; translation: MTDTNGGTRDVARWLRENSRRPRQAAELWSLLRDDAHPDTGQITLTRDQIATRLDVAPGNVSRIMTELEWSGAIARRRDGRRVRCFIASPTGTETAGGSEPEETQGEPAVAPAARPDPEVAIARAVARSKTAEAARDSAEKRADDLEARLEETIQVLGRWRERAERAEKAEDELRRHKLARRRNRALAAILILALAAGAGAWWAGELEVLDEVFQTWSTG